TCTGAACAAACTCAGTATCAGAGAATAGATATCTTCGACAATCCCACATTGGGTAGAGTATTCGCATTAGATGGCATCACGATGACAACTGATGTGGACGAATTCATGTATCATGAAATGCTCGCGCACGTTGCAATGTTTTCACATCAAAATCCGAGATCTGTTTTGATCGTCGGTGGTGGCGATGGTGGAACTCTACGCGAAGTGCTGAGACACCCACAGGTTGAAAGAGTAGTTCTATGCGAGATAGATAAACGTGTGGTCGAACTCTCAAAACAGTATTTGAAAACCGGAGTCGCGCTTGAAAGCGAAAAAGTAGAATTAGTTTTTGAGAATGGTGCAGAATATATAAAGCGTATTCGAAACCAGTTTGATGTCATAATAATCGATTCGACAGATCCAACTGCCGGTGAGGGCGGACATCTCTTTACACAGGATTTTTACAAGTCGTGTTATGACGCCTTGAAAGACGATGGTGTGATGACAGCAGAAGCCGAAAATCCGTTGTATGATTTTGGATGGCTCAAGATCGCATATAAAAGAATTCGTGCCGCTTTCCCAGTTGTTCGAGTGTATCAAGGATTTATGCCAACATATCCCTCGGGGTATTGGTTGTATATCTTTGCTTCAAAAGGAAGAGATCCTTTGAAAGATATTAGAATCGAAGATGCACAGAGAATGTCTGTAGAACTCAAATATTATAACGAAGAAGTGCACAGAGCTGCCTTTGTGCTTCCAAATTTTATCAAGCGCGAACTCGTTTAAAGGAAGGGCTTAATGTTAAAAGGTACAACCGAATGGCATTTAACAACCAATTGTATAGAAATTCTCGAGGAAGAGCTGATCTCAAGGGACTTTTTCAACTATGCTGTTGAGTACAAAGCAGATGGAGCAAGAGTAATTCTCTATACAGAAGATGAGAATTTTGTTAAAGACATCTTGAAAGTGACCAACAGTGAGCTCCTTGAAAAAAAGAGTTCTCAAGTTGATGATTGGTTTAAGTACATGAAACTTGAACCATTTGAGATTGCCACAGGAATTTGGATAGATCCAAAGGGCAATTTCAGTGCCAAAGATGCAGTTGTTGTCAAAATGAGGCCATCTGCAGCCTTTGGTACAGGAGATCATCCTACGACGATCCTCGCGGCTAAGTTGTTGGTTCAATATCTAAAAAACGCTCGGAATGTTTTAGATGTTGGTTGTGGCACAGCAATACTTGCAATCATTGCAGCAAAACTTGGAGTCGAAAAAGTTGTAGCTGTCGATAATGATCCCGTTGCCGTTGATGTTGCCAAGGAATTTGTGCATGAAAATCAAGTAAAAGTAGATGTAATGCTCTCTGATTTGGTCAACAACGTCGATGGCAAATACGATCTTGTGGTCGCAAATATATTAACACCTGTAATAGTAAAATTGATAGATCAAATTGGCAAGGTGACCGACAAAGGTTCTATACTAATAGTATCTGGAATATCTGTTAAAGACGAATCGATCATTAGAAGCCATCTTCAAAGTAAAAATTTAGAAATTCTATCTGAGGGTGAAATGCAAAATTGGAAAGCATTTGCCGTGAAGATTTGCTGATCATAAAAAAACAGATAGGTCGTTATCCAAATGGTGTAAACCACATCGTGAGAAGATGCAGTTATGGTTATCCAGTGCTGATTGAAAGCAATCCTGTAGTCGACGGAAAACCATTTCCAACGTTGTATTGGCTGACCTGTCCATTTTTAATCAAAGCAGTTTCACGTTTAGAAGCACATGGGTGGATCCTTAGGCTTGAAAACATGATCGAACAGAATCCTGAATTCAAAGAAAGATATCTAAGAGCTCATCAAGAAGTTATGAAAAGAAGAGAAAGATTGATCAACGATGAAATTACAAGAGAAAGATTGAGCAAAGTCGGAAGTGGTGGAATTAAAGATCTGAGAAGAGTGAAGTGTTTACATTTGCATTTGGCTGATTATCTTGGAGGCGTTGATAACCCTGTGGGTGAAATGGTATTCAAAACAATCGGTGTCATTGAATGTGATAAAGTGATTTGTAGGTGAACTTTTAAAAGTTTTCTCATGTCAAAATAGGAGGAAAAAGATGCAAGATGAAGAACTCCTCAGAGGACTTAGACGTAGCGAAGATTGGGCATACAGATGGCTTTATAGGGAATATGCCGGTAAGATAGGAAGTGTCGCAAGAGCTTACCTTGGAGCAGATGACGTTGACGATGTAGTTCAGGAAGTCATGCTGAGGATATTCAAAGGCGTTAGGAAATTCAAAGGTGATTCCAAACTGTCTACCTGGATCTATAGAATAGCGATCAATGTTTGCAAAGATTATCTGTCAAAATATAAGAAGAGAAATGAAGTACTTACCGATTTTACAGAGGACGAAGAAAGCACTGTTCTTCATCCAGTATCGGAATCTGATACGATTTTACAAGCAACAGGAGAAATAGAGTATGAGAAAATTATGGATGCAATAGAGAAATTATCGGCAGATGATAGATTGTTGATCAAACTCAGAGATGTAGATGGGTTGAGTTATGAAGAGATCAGTCAAATAGTCGATAAACCAATTGGAAGTGTCAAGAGTAGTCTTCACTACGCAAGAAAAAGGCTTAAGAAGTTGCTTGAGGAGGCGAATGAATGACCGAGGAGAATTTTCAGAAATTCCTCGATGGTGAGTTGGCAAAGGAAGAATTGGATGAAAAGACAAAACAAGAGGTAAAGATGTACAACAACATTGTGCAGGTAATGAGGGCCCGCTATGATTACAAACCAAGCCTTGCTCTTGAAAAACGCGTGATGTCAAAAGCTCACAGGAAAAAGGAACTGTTCTCGGAAGTGGTAATAGCCGCATCTGTTGTAATTGCATTGCTTTTCATAACGTTCAATGTTCTACCAACTAAAATCCCAGTTACACCGAGAAGTCAACAAGCTTCTGTGAGTGAAGTTTTTGATTATCTCAGCTTAGTCAAGTTGGTTGGAGATGGTTTCTGAGCCACATTAGGAGCGATGGATGGAATGAGAAAAATTTTGATATTTATTTGTGTTGTTGTATATGCCGTAGCTATATTCTGCCAATCTTTTATTGATCTTTTCCTGACCAATTCTTATTTTGGAAGACGGGTTGTCACAGAGCGTGGCGTCAACAATAAAAGTAGGATTGAGTTGGTCTACAGATGGCCTGATGACAAAATCGTGCAGGTTCTATCACCACTGATCTTGATATGGGCAAAACATTCTGGTTCATTTATAATGGGAGAGCCAAATAATTTTCGTATATCTCCACTTGAGATCCTTGATTTGGAAGATCTCTTTATAAGACAATTGAAACAGGTTGGTATCTCAAAAACAGAGAAAATCAACGGTAAGTACAAAGTTGTTGTTGATTCACCATCTGGTCTTTTCACGGCAATAATCAATGATAAGGGATATCCTGAAAAAATCATCCGGGTTTTTCAAGGGATAACAACTGAATTAGTCTATGAAGAAGTACAACCACTTTCACAAAAGTTCGACGAAGTTGCCAGCAAGTACAATATTCGACCAAGTGAGACAACCATCAATTTTCCGAATGAAATCAAAGA
The DNA window shown above is from Thermotoga profunda AZM34c06 and carries:
- the speE gene encoding polyamine aminopropyltransferase, with the translated sequence MSEKVVPGKHLWFFDYFSGGDVGLVMRISRMIHSEQTQYQRIDIFDNPTLGRVFALDGITMTTDVDEFMYHEMLAHVAMFSHQNPRSVLIVGGGDGGTLREVLRHPQVERVVLCEIDKRVVELSKQYLKTGVALESEKVELVFENGAEYIKRIRNQFDVIIIDSTDPTAGEGGHLFTQDFYKSCYDALKDDGVMTAEAENPLYDFGWLKIAYKRIRAAFPVVRVYQGFMPTYPSGYWLYIFASKGRDPLKDIRIEDAQRMSVELKYYNEEVHRAAFVLPNFIKRELV
- a CDS encoding 50S ribosomal protein L11 methyltransferase, with product MLKGTTEWHLTTNCIEILEEELISRDFFNYAVEYKADGARVILYTEDENFVKDILKVTNSELLEKKSSQVDDWFKYMKLEPFEIATGIWIDPKGNFSAKDAVVVKMRPSAAFGTGDHPTTILAAKLLVQYLKNARNVLDVGCGTAILAIIAAKLGVEKVVAVDNDPVAVDVAKEFVHENQVKVDVMLSDLVNNVDGKYDLVVANILTPVIVKLIDQIGKVTDKGSILIVSGISVKDESIIRSHLQSKNLEILSEGEMQNWKAFAVKIC
- a CDS encoding DUF501 domain-containing protein, which translates into the protein MLIIKKQIGRYPNGVNHIVRRCSYGYPVLIESNPVVDGKPFPTLYWLTCPFLIKAVSRLEAHGWILRLENMIEQNPEFKERYLRAHQEVMKRRERLINDEITRERLSKVGSGGIKDLRRVKCLHLHLADYLGGVDNPVGEMVFKTIGVIECDKVICR
- a CDS encoding RNA polymerase sigma factor; this encodes MQDEELLRGLRRSEDWAYRWLYREYAGKIGSVARAYLGADDVDDVVQEVMLRIFKGVRKFKGDSKLSTWIYRIAINVCKDYLSKYKKRNEVLTDFTEDEESTVLHPVSESDTILQATGEIEYEKIMDAIEKLSADDRLLIKLRDVDGLSYEEISQIVDKPIGSVKSSLHYARKRLKKLLEEANE